The segment TCAAAAACCTTGATAGTGGAAATTTCTTCGTACTTGCGGGTCCATGTGCTATTGAAGGCGAAGAAATGGCTATGAAAATAGCTGAAAAACTAGTTACAATAACAGACAAATTACAAATACCATACGTTTTCAAAGGCTCGTTTAAAAAAGCCAATCGCTCAAGAATAGATAGTTTCTCGGGAATTGGCGATGAAAAAGCGTTAAAAATACTTCGTAAAGTTTCTGAAACCTTTCATATTCCAACCGTTACAGACATCCACACCAATGAAGATGCTGACAAAGCAGCACAATATGTTGATGTCTTACAAATTCCGGCGTTTTTGGTTCGTCAAACCGATTTAGTAGTAGCTGCGGCCAATACCGGAAAAACGGTCAATCTAAAAAAAGGACAATTCATGAGTCCGGAAAGCATGAAACATGCGGTTCAAAAAGTTTTGGACTGCAACAATCAAAATGTAATAGTTACCGATAGAGGAAGCATGTTTGGCTATCAGGATATGATAGTTGACTTCCGTGGAATTCCAACTATGCAACAGTACGCGACAACCGTTTTGGATGTTACCCATTCGCTACAGCAACCAAATCAAACTGCTGGTGTAACCGGCGGAAGACCTGATATGATTGAAACCATTGCCAAAGCGGGAATTGTAGTTGGCGTTGACGGAATTTTTATAGAAACCCATTTTGATCCTGCAAATGCCAAAAGTGACGGCGCTAATATGTTGCATTTGGACTATTTTGAAGGTTTGATGACTCGTTTGGTAGCCATCAGAAAAACAATCAATCAATTTTAATTAATTAGACATTTTGAAAAAAATATTATTTTCATTCATAACTTTTTTTGCCTTAACCCTAGTTGTTTCTGCTCAGGAAAAAGCAGTTAATCCAGTTAAATATACCGCACACAACAAAGGAAAAATGTTTATCTTTTGGGGAGGAAATCGCGAAAGTTTTTCCAAATCAGATATTCATTTCAAAGGTCCGGATTATGATTTTACGCTATACAATGTTCAGGCAAACGATAAACCAAAAGGCTGGAACATCGATTATATAAATCCAGCACGAATGACAATACCGCAAACCAATTTAAGAATTGGTTATTTCATCAATGACCATTATAATATTTCCATTGGAGTTGATCATATGAAATATGTTATGATTCAAAATCAAACGGTAGAAATTGGAGGAGTTGTTGGTGCATCCTATCCTGACCATGCTGGAGTTTATTTACCATCTGGAAATCATACTGTTGATTTGACAGATGGTACTTTTCTAAAATTTGAACACACTGATGGCTTGAATTATGTCAATGCTGAGTTTTCCCGTGTAGATGATATTTCAAAGATTTTTAAAATACGAAATACAGATAAATTTCAATTGAATATAACCGAAGGTATCGGAACCGGAATACTATATCCAAAAACTAATGCTACATTGCTTGGAAAAGAAAGACACGACGATTTTAATGTATCTGGATTTGGTATTTCTGCCAAGGTTGGATTAAACCTAACCTTCTTCAAATACTTTTTTGTTGAAGCTGAAATGAAAGGCGGTTACATTAATATGAACGACATTCGAACAACGAAAGATGCGGCAGATAGTGCATCACAGCATTTTTTATTTTTACAACGTATAATTGCCTTTGGCGGAATTTTCAGAATATAATTTTTTTATCAAACTCTCTTGACCTAAAACAAATCAATATGAAAAAAATTAGCTTATCAATTTTAGCACTATTATTATTTTCAATCAACGCCTATTCACAGTTTTCAGAAGGATTTGAAAACACTACAGGTCCGGATGCTTTTCCATCAACTAACTGGACATTAGATTCAGGAAACTGGGCTGTTTTTGATAATGGTATTGGTACACAAAGATGGGGAATCAATTCAGCTATTACAACTCCACCAACTGTAAATAACGGAGTTAATGCAGCTTATATAACCAGAGATAATATTGGTCAGGGGAATACTTCTGAAAATTATTTAGCAACACCACCGATAGAAGTTCCAACCAATGGTGAATTACATTTTTTCACAAGAATGTTTACCAGTGGAAATCAAGGGACTATTTATCAGGTAAAAGTGGCCTCAGTCGCTACCGGATCACAAACTAATCCTAATGACTATGTATTAGTACAGCAATGGTCAGAAGATGAATTAATTGTACCTACATCAAACTTTAATATCTATACAGAAAAAACAGTTGATTTGTCTGCTTTTGTGGGCCAATTTGTTTATATTTCTTTTGTAAAAGTATATACACAACCTACTACATCAATAGATGGAGACCGATGGTTAATAGATGATGTTGGAGTAAATGCGAGATGTTTAGCACCAACAGGATTGACTTTTTCTGCAATAACTGTAAACGGAGCAACCTTAAACTGGTTAAATCCTAATGGTGCCGGAACAACATGGGAAATAGAAGTTGTGCCTGCATCAGGAACTCCGACAGGGACTCCAACTCATACCACTTCTACATTACCATTTGTAGTAACCGGTTTACTTCCAAATACAACATACAAATATTATGTTAGAGCAGTATGTACTTCAGGATTTTCAAGTGCATGGTCTACTGCTTCAGCCAACTTTACCACCGGTACTGCTCCACCAGTTTGTGGCGGAAACTTTGTGGATTCCGGCGGTGTTGCAGGCAATTATGCCAATAATGAAAATATTACCACTACTATATGCCCTAC is part of the Flavobacterium sangjuense genome and harbors:
- the kdsA gene encoding 3-deoxy-8-phosphooctulonate synthase; this translates as MNLNSIPQIKNLDSGNFFVLAGPCAIEGEEMAMKIAEKLVTITDKLQIPYVFKGSFKKANRSRIDSFSGIGDEKALKILRKVSETFHIPTVTDIHTNEDADKAAQYVDVLQIPAFLVRQTDLVVAAANTGKTVNLKKGQFMSPESMKHAVQKVLDCNNQNVIVTDRGSMFGYQDMIVDFRGIPTMQQYATTVLDVTHSLQQPNQTAGVTGGRPDMIETIAKAGIVVGVDGIFIETHFDPANAKSDGANMLHLDYFEGLMTRLVAIRKTINQF